The following proteins come from a genomic window of Corallococcus sp. NCRR:
- a CDS encoding tetratricopeptide repeat protein, translating to MMWVLVAALLAGASDAPASPVLTAQATPAPSPLADALALETAGNDAGALVALERLITNQPRWELPRLEAARLLLKGGSAPELERASSHLDAALREAPDNPRVYFLRGQLLEEQGATFDAIRAYEKAVSLRPSYDDARFRLAGLWAQVGDWLKAELHYRPLSKSRPAWVQVRMQLAAVLEKQGRTLDAEREFLAARDAQPENPGVLRTLAAFYERTDRPQLAAKVRAQLTAPAKRNMRALKPSKR from the coding sequence ATGATGTGGGTTCTCGTGGCGGCGCTGCTTGCGGGCGCGTCCGACGCACCGGCCTCTCCGGTCCTGACGGCGCAAGCCACCCCTGCCCCCAGTCCGCTGGCGGATGCGCTGGCGCTGGAGACCGCGGGCAACGACGCGGGAGCCCTCGTCGCCCTGGAGCGGCTGATTACTAACCAGCCCCGCTGGGAGTTGCCCCGGCTGGAGGCCGCGCGGCTGCTCCTCAAGGGAGGCAGCGCCCCGGAGCTGGAGCGCGCGAGCAGCCACCTGGACGCCGCCCTGCGCGAGGCCCCGGACAACCCCCGCGTGTACTTCCTCCGGGGGCAGCTGCTGGAAGAGCAGGGCGCCACCTTCGACGCCATCCGCGCCTATGAGAAGGCCGTGTCCCTGCGCCCGTCCTATGACGACGCGCGCTTCCGGCTCGCGGGCCTCTGGGCACAGGTGGGGGACTGGCTCAAGGCGGAGCTGCACTACCGCCCCCTGTCCAAGTCCCGGCCCGCGTGGGTGCAGGTGCGCATGCAGCTGGCGGCGGTGCTGGAGAAGCAGGGCCGCACGCTGGACGCGGAGCGGGAGTTCCTGGCCGCGCGCGACGCCCAGCCGGAGAACCCGGGTGTCCTCAGGACCCTGGCGGCGTTCTACGAGCGGACGGACAGGCCCCAGCTCGCAGCGAAGGTGAGGGCGCAGCTGACGGCGCCAGCGAAGCGCAACATGCGGGCCCTCAAACCTTCGAAGCGCTGA